The following is a genomic window from Lujinxingia vulgaris.
CTTTGCCATCGCGATCATTTCCTGCCACTTCGGGCTGAGCACCTCCGGGGGCGCCGTGGGGGTGGGCCGGGCGGTCAACGCCTCGGTTGTGGGAAGCGCCATCGCCATCTTCGTGCTCGACTACGCCATTACCTTCGCCTCGCTGTGAGCTCGCCATTATGAGCGCATCCCCCGATAATCCGGGCCGCCCCGCCGGCCGCGAGCCTTCAAATTTCCGAGAGTTTCTCTCGGCGCTCGGCGAGCCGATCCTGTATCTGACGCGCACCTTTAAGGAGCTCGTCGAGATGTTCGGGCTCACCTTCTACTACATGGTCCGAGGGAGGACCCGCTGGCGCGCGATCTTTGAGCAGCTCCACGAGGTGGGAAACCGCTCAGTGATCTTTATCGCGGTGACCCTGGGCTTTCTGGGGATGATCCTGATCTATCAGGCCGGCTACCAGGCCGAGCAGATCACGGGCGATTTGCAACTTCTGGGCGGGCTCTTTTTGCAGCTTTTGCTGCGCGAGTTTGCGCCGACGATCACCGCCATGATGATCGCCACGCGGGTGGCCACGGGTATGGCCGCCCAGATCGGCTCGATGGTGGTCACCGAGCAGGTCGACGCCCTGCAGATGTGCGCCGCCCCGCCGGTCGACTACCTGGTGGTGCCGCGCTTTATCGCCACCACGATCATGATGATCGTGCTCACGATCTTCGCGGTGCTTGTCTCCTACAGCGCCGGCGCGTTGACGGCGTATTTCTCCTTTGGTCTGAACGTCCGCACCTTCATCGACCTGAGCTTTATCGGGTGGTTCGACCTGATCTTATGCCTGAGCAAGGCGCTGGCCTACGGGATGGCCGTCCCGATCATCGCCTGCCACGCCGGCCTCAACGTCTCCGGCGGCAGCGAGGGCGTGGGTCGCGCGACCACCAATGCGGTGGTCAACGCCAGCCTGGCGGTGGTCATTCTCGACTTCATCATCACCAGCCTGGGCTATGTGGCGCTGAGCCTTCTCCCCTCATGAAATCGTGATTTTGCCGACCATAAACCTGACCCACGGTCACTTTTCGACCGACCTATTTGACCGACCCACGGTCACCTTTTGACAGACCCTTTCGACCAACCCACGGTCACTCTTTGACTGACCCACGGTCACCTTTTGACCAACCGATTTTGCTGACCCACGGTCACCTTTCGACTGACCCACGGTCACCTTTTGACCAACCGATTTTGCTGACCCACGGTCACCTTTCGACCGACCAACTTTACCTCGTCGAACGCGTTCCCACCGCCCCTCGGAAATCGTCTTGAACCCGCTACTTCCCCAATTTCCACGCCTCCGCAGCGCAGCGCTCATCGCTGCGTTAGCGCTGCTGACGTTGTGGAGTTCAACCGCGAGCGCCCAGTCGGTGCATATGCCCATGGTGGGGCGTCAGTTCCCGACGGTGGGTATCACGGCTCAGGGGGGCGCAGTGATCGACTTGCCCGACTCCGGTGCGAGACTCAGCCCGAACGCCGGTGGAGGCGCGCGCCTGGGACTTCATCATGTCGTCGGGCCGCGCCTCTCGATGAGCGCCGACGTGGGCCTGGGAGCAACCTGGCTTGGCGAACATCCCATGGCCACAGTGCCGCCGG
Proteins encoded in this region:
- a CDS encoding MlaE family ABC transporter permease; this translates as MSASPDNPGRPAGREPSNFREFLSALGEPILYLTRTFKELVEMFGLTFYYMVRGRTRWRAIFEQLHEVGNRSVIFIAVTLGFLGMILIYQAGYQAEQITGDLQLLGGLFLQLLLREFAPTITAMMIATRVATGMAAQIGSMVVTEQVDALQMCAAPPVDYLVVPRFIATTIMMIVLTIFAVLVSYSAGALTAYFSFGLNVRTFIDLSFIGWFDLILCLSKALAYGMAVPIIACHAGLNVSGGSEGVGRATTNAVVNASLAVVILDFIITSLGYVALSLLPS